The following proteins are encoded in a genomic region of Lytechinus variegatus isolate NC3 chromosome 7, Lvar_3.0, whole genome shotgun sequence:
- the LOC121418464 gene encoding S1 RNA-binding domain-containing protein 1-like, translating to MARRRSLRLHPSDGDDDVVSDEENLNDLSFYDGPPWHPPNVICDNLNESGIRSNGHLVQQRDVENVVKLLEEDCTVPFIARYRKEQTSNMEAAVIREIKSSLEELKAVQEKTRFHLLKLGKEKKLSTDIREKLCNSYSMEQLEQLVAPFKSGSKTTLAERARKAGLEPAAEKILGDKGLFNVQDYIQSEGCTRTAKEVEEGVQHIVAEVISKDKATVDYLRSCVKEMSSQIFLCVSKASQARKKTKKDQQVDFEKFQSYMDKKHCINTVRPHQVLAINRGEELKALSVKVSLPDRLNERFIHWCKTKWCSNTQPNSYAARIICISVEDSYNRLMAPMIMREIRSKLNKTAEKASIEVFTQNLHRLLLTPPVKGRVILGIDPGFKNGCKLAVISATGEIVMTDVSYMHTGNRYLEKRRMTDLIRKFQCETIGIGNGTACRQTEEFISEVIRSNSFHPLHVQYCIVNEDGASIYSVSPEAEKEMPKLDPNIRSAVSIARRLQDPLAELVKIDPKHIGVGMYQHDVPERLLKAALGDVVEECVSFVGVDLNICSEVLLKWVSGISAGLAKKIIAHRQRVGAFTNRQVLLDVKGLGPKTFKQCAGFVRINPSSNNTAEQTTKDEVIVISTSEDEEDVKPLARKRGKTSAGPSKRRKKAAPPPPTEPEPLDATWIHPESYEETRKLLKMAFASGKDIGSESIKHKLDNLIKSRGKESLAESIGVGEPTLDLIINGLQQPRNYDIRVEFEKPLFKQEIITIEQIMPGMRLSGRVVNAVHFGVFVDVGLADHGLCHRNHMPHHILQGKVLGPGDKVEVVVTEKKLVNGRKWNISLRLVGLS from the exons ATGGCCAGGAGGAGATCTCTAAGATTACATCCatctgatggtgatgatgacgttgTATCcgatgaggaaaatctgaatgATTTGTCTTTCTATGATGGCCCTCCCTGGCATCCTCCCAACGTCATCTGTGATAATCTGAATGAGTCAGGCATCAG GAGTAATGGGCACCTTGTTCAACAGCGAGATGTTGAGAATGTGGTGAAACTTTTGGAGGAGGACTGCACCGTCCCCTTTATAGCACGTTACAGGAAGGAACAGACCAGTAATATGGAGGCAGCAGTAATAAGAGAAATAAAATCTTCACTCGAGGAGCTGAA GGCAGTCCAGGAGAAGACAAGATTTCATCTGCTGAAActtggaaaggaaaaaaagttatCGACGGACATACGGGAAAAGCTCTGTAACTCCTACAGCATGGAGCAACTGGAACAAttg GTTGCTCCTTTTAAAAGTGGTTCAAAAACAACATTGGCTGAGAGAGCCAGAAAGGCTGGATTAGAGCCTGCAGCAGAGAAAATTTTGGGAGATAAAGGTCTCTTTAACGTACAGGACTACATCCAGTCAGAAG gATGTACAAGGACTGCTAAAGAGGTAGAGGAAGGTGTGCAGCACATTGTTGCTGAAGTGATATCCAAGGACAAGGCCACAGTGGACTATCTGAGATCTTG TGTGAAAGAGATGAGTTCACAGATATTCTTATGTGTGAGCAAAGCCTCGCAGGCGAGGAAGAAGACCAAGAAAGACCAGCAAGTAGACTTTGAGAAATTCCAGTCCTACATGGACAAGAAGCACTGCATAAATACGGTCAGACCTCATCAG GTCTTGGCCATAAACCGAGGAGAAGAGCTCAAAGCTCTCTCCGTCAAGGTTAGTCTACCGGACAGACTCAACGAGAGATTCATCCACTGGTGCAAGACTAAGTGGTGCTCCAACACTCAGCCCAACTCATATGCTGCTAGGATCATCTGTATTTCAGTAGAGGATTCCTATAATCGTCTTATGGCTCCGATGATCATGAGGGAGATCAG ATCCAAGTTGAACAAAACTGCAGAGAAAGCGTCCATTGAAGTATTCACCCAAAATCTCCATCGGTTACTACTTACACCACCGGTCAAAGGCAGGGTTATATTGGGAATAGACCCAGGGTTCAAGAATGGCTGCAAGCTAGCCGTCATATCTGCCACAG GTGAAATCGTAATGACTGATGTAAGCTACATGCATACGGGGAATAGGTATCTTGAGAAGCGAAGAATGACCGATCTCATCCGTAAATTCCA ATGTGAAACCATCGGCATAGGTAATGGAACAGCGTGTCGTCAAACTGAGGAGTTCATTTCAGAGGTCATAAGGTCAAATTCTTTTCATCCACTTCATGTCCAATATTG CATTGTGAATGAAGATGGAGCATCAATATACAGTGTGTCACCTGAAGCTGAGAAAGAGATGCCAAAGTTAGATCCAAACATTAGAAGTGCAG TATCAATCGCAAGAAGACTTCAAGACCCTCTTGCTGAACTTGTCAAGATAGATCCAAAACACATAGGTGTTGGCATGTACCAG CATGATGTGCCAGAGAGATTACTGAAGGCAGCGTTAGGAGATGTGGTAGAGGAATGTGTGAGTTTCGTTGGAGTGGATCTCAACATTTGTTCAGAAGTTCTGCTCAA ATGGGTCTCAGGCATCTCAGCGGGTCTAGCTAAGAAGATAATAGCCCACCGTCAGAGGGTTGGAGCATTCACCAATCGTCAGGTGCTGCTCGATGTGAAGGGCCTTGGACCCAAGACCTTCAAACAGTGCGCCGGGTTTGTCAGGATCAACCCCTCGAGTAATAATACCGCTGAGCAGACTACCAAGGATGAGGTCATCGTCATATCGACAAG TGAGGATGAAGAAGACGTAAAACCCTTGGCAAGAAAACGAGGGAAGACATCGGCCGGGCCatcaaagagaagaaagaaagcagCTCCCCCTCCTCCCACTGAGCCAGAGCCACTGGATGCCACCTGGATTCATCCAGAATCTTATGAAGAAACAAGAAA ACTCTTAAAGATGGCGTTTGCAAGTGGAAAGGACATTGGCAGTGAGAGCATCAAACATAAACTAGACAATCTGATCAAGTCAAGAG GTAAAGAATCATTAGCAGAGAGTATTGGTGTGGGCGAGCCGACATTAGACTTGATTATCAATGGATTGCAACAACCAAGAAATTATGATATCCGAGTGG AATTTGAGAAGCCTCTGTTCAAGCAGGAAATCATCACGATCGAGCAAATCATGCCGGGCATGAGACTCTCCGGACGGGTGGTCAACGCAGTCCACTTTGGAGTGTTTGTAGACGTCGGCTTGGCAGACCACGGCCTCTGCCACAGAAACCACATGCCGCATCACATCTTGCAGGGAAAGGTCCTGGGACCGGGCGACAAGGTAGAGGTGGTGGTCACGGAAAAGAAACTGGTGAACGGAAGAAAGTGGAATATTAGCTTGAGACTTGTAGGTTTAAGCTGA